In the Catenulispora sp. GP43 genome, CCCGTGTTCCCGAAGTCGCCGCCGGACTGGCCCAGGCCCGTGAAGTCGAAGCGCAGCACCGCGATGCCGTGGTCGGTGAGGGCGCGGGCGATGCGCGAGGCGGCGACGGCGTCCTTGCCGCAGGTGAAGCAGTGGGCGAAGATCGCGTACGCCCGGGGCCCGGTGCCGTCGGGGAGTTCCAGGCGGGCGGCCAGGGCGGCGCCGCCGCCGCCGGTGAAGGTGACCTTGAGGGAGGTGGACATGGGATCAAGCATCCCCGACCGAGCATGTCTGCGCCGATCCGCCCCCGCCTTGCTCGAAGCCTGTGACAGGAGTGACGGGTGGGGCTGAACGGACAGGATAGACGGACCTTTACTCACTCTTGACAACTTTGACCCGCTCATTCCTCGACCGCTCCAGTACCCGGCGCTACCGTCCGTCGCAGTGGGTACAGGGAATTGTTTTCAGGCACCTGACATCAAGCCCCTGGCCCACCGCTCCACCGGGCGGACCATCCCGCTCCGCCCGGATCCCCTTTTAGCCGTCACCATGGCGCGGACCCACCCCTGTCCGTGCCTGTCGGGGGCGGCGGAACGGAGTACGGGAATGAGTGAACGGCATCTCGCCCCGCGCCGGCTGCGCCGGGGCCTGGCCGCGATCGGCGCGCTCGCGCTGGCCGCGGGCCTGGCCGCGATGAGCGGCGGGGCGGCGTCGGCGACGACGCAGGCCGCGCCGCAGGCCAAGCACCACAAGCCGCAGCCGCACGGGCGGTTCGGCATCGTCCCGATGCGGTCGGCGTCGACAGCGGCGACGGCATCGCGGATCCACACCTTCTCGCCGGAGTCCGGCGGCACCGGCGGCCCGCTGAACTACGGCGGCGGCCCGGTCCAGCACAACGTCCAGGTGTACCTCGTCTTCTGGGGTTCCCAGTGGGACAGCGACTCCAACGGCGTCGAGAGCTACATGCAGAACCTGTTCAGCGGCCTGGGCACCGGCTCGGACTCCTGGTCCACCGTCACCAGCCAGTACACCGACAGCTCCGGCTCGGGCCCGACGTTCGGCGGCGCCGTGCTCGCCGGCACCTGGGTGGACGACGGCAGCGCGGCCCCGCAGTCCGCGGCGCAGTCGGACATAGCCGCCGAGGCGGAGAACGGCGTGTCGCACTTCGGGATCAGCCCGACCAACGACACCCAGATCGTGGTGCTGAGCCCGTCCGGGACCAACCCCGACGGGTTCCCGAACTCCGGCTTCTGCGCGTGGCACGACTACGACGGCACGGTGTCCTACACCAACATGCCGTACGTCCTGGACGCCGGCAGCAGCTGCGGCGCGAACAGCGTCAGCAGCCAGCTCGACGGCTTCAGCATCGTGGAGGGCCACGAGTACGCCGAGTCGTTGACCGACCCGCAGCCGTCTTCCGGCTGGGTGGCCGGCGACGGCGAGGAGAACGGCGACCTGTGCGCCTGGTACAACCTGGGCTCCATCAGCCTGTCCACCGGCAGCTTCGCCATGCAGCCGACGTGGAGCAACGCGGCCAACGGCTGCGCGATGTCCGGCTGAGGCAGAAGTGAAGACAGGATCCTGAGATAGGCGGGCCGGCCCTCGCCCGCGCGAGGGCCGGCTCTTGACATCCGTCCCGGAGTACCGTGTGAGCCCTCTTACATAAAAGGGGCGTCGGATGAGCGGCACTGTCGAGGCGTCCCCGGCCTCGCGGTCGGCACCGCGCTACGACGGTCCAGTCCAGGCGAACGGCACCGCGCTGCCTTCGCCGATGCCTCCTTCCCACCGTGACGATGCTGTGGATCTCCACCGACGTCGACGACTTCACCGGCGTCGTCCGCGAGGCGGCCCGCGTGCTGGCCCCGGGCGGACTGCCGGTCCTCGCCGGCGTGCATCCGTGCTTCGTCGGCCCGCATGTCGAGTTCCGCGAAGACGGCGGGCACAGCGTGCATCCGACCTATCGTCTCGCCGAGCCGGAGCGGCTGGTCCCCTTCAGCCTCGCGCTGCGCCTGCGCCGTCCCGCGGCCTCAGCGCACTGACACCAGGCCGCCGTTGGAGGCGATCTTCTGGATCTTCGCTGCCTTGTCCGGCGGGTCGATCGCGGCGACCATCCACACCGCGTCGGCGGTGAACCCGCCGTTGAAGGTGTCGGTGCCGGCGACCTTGGCCCAGCCCTGGTCGCCGAAGGTGAAGGTCCGGCCGGACTGGGAGATGCGCAGGGAAAGCCGCGTCCCGTACAGCGCGAGTTCGCCGCCGTCCTTCAACGGGAGGTACGTCGGCGCCAGGTCGGGTTCGGTGCTCACCGTCAGCGCGGCGGTCGCCGGGGAGACATCGTTGGTCTCCCCCTGGATCCACTTCTGCTCGGCGGTGGTCGGGTCGTCGTTGAGGAAGGGCGAGCCGGGCTGGCCGGCGTTGTCGTCGGCGAGCATGGTCCGGTCCGCGGCCGCCAGGTCCATGGTGTTCAGCGGCAGCTTGTCCTGCTGGGTCGCGCTGTAGTCCAGCAGTCCGTCGGCTCCGACGGCGAAGGCCGGCCACTGCTGGCCCGGGGTGAGGATCACGATGCTGTCCGCCAGCCAGGGCGCGCCGGCGTGGTCCTGGGTGAAGTGCATCAGGAAACTGCTGTTGGGCGAGCCGGACTGCACGGCGTCGGCCGTGACGAAGAAGCCGCGGGGATAGCTCGGCGAGCGCGGGATGAGGAAGACCGGGTTGTTCAGCGCCATCGGCACCTTGGCCTGCTTGGCCCTGTCGCCACCGACCCCCTGGGCGTAAAGCAGACTGGCCTGGTCCAGGGCCAGCAGCGATCCGCTCTCGATCTTGGCCATCTGGGCCGTGTCCAAGGCGGCGTTGGCGGCGTCGTTCTGGGTCTGGTACGCCTTCAGCGCCGCCGCGGCCTGGTCCTGCGTGACGGTGGCGTCCGCGGAGGCCGAGGTGGTCGGCGAGCCCTGCCGCCCCGAGGCGAGCGACTGGTTCGTCGGCAGCGCGGTGCTGGAGTGCCCGCTCGGCGACGGTCTCGCACCCACCGTTCCGGCGCTTGAGCATCCGGCCAGCGCCAACCCCGAAGTCAGGCCCACGGCCAGACCCCATGCCGCTCCCCACCTACGCATGTCTGCCCACCTACACATGTCTGCCCCTGCAACGTGATCACACGGAGAGCGCAGGTTACTGCGGCGGCATGCGCGCCGGGACGGTACTTCCTACGGCACTACCGCCAGGCTGTCCATGGACGCCAGCATTGCCTCCCGCGCGCCGGCGTACTGCGCGCGCACGCCGGCGCCGATGCCGGCCTTGACGTTCGGCGAGTCCTTGAACATGACGGCCTCGTTCCACGTCGGCGGCGCCTTGGGCACCTCGCCGCCGGGGGCCGTGGAGGCGGCCAGCACCCACGCCGCCTGCCGGGCCGCGCCGATCGCCATGATCTCGCTGCCGCCGAGCATCACCGCGCCGGTGGGCCGGCCGGAGCCGGGGCGGGGCACGCCGGTGGCGTCCAGGGCGGCGAACACGCCGGTGGAGGTCAGGCCGCCGCCGGCCCCGTCCTCGAACGAGGCGGACACCGCGACCGCGACCGGGACGCCGAAGATCGCCGGGGCTATCAGCCGCACCGCGTCCAGCCGCGCGCCCTTGCCGGTGAGGATCACCCGCCGCAGCGGCGTGCCCACCGCGGCCATCTGCGCCGCCAGCGCCTCCAGGCCCTCGGCGATCGCGCACAGCATGCCCTCGACCGCGGCCCGCGCCAGGTTCGGCGCGGTCATCCGGGCCAGCCGCAGCCCGGTCAGCGAGCCGGGCTGGCCGGCCATCGGCGGCACCATGACCACGCCCTGCGCCCCGGGCGTGGACTCCAGCGCGAGCCGGGACAGGCCCTGCAGGTCCACGCCGGTCATCTTGGCCGCCGCCTCCAGCGTCGGCATCGCCTCGCCGGTGCGGGCCATGGCCAGGAAGCCGCCGGTGGCGTCGGCGAACCCGGAGACGGTCCCGCCGGGATCGGCCACCGGGCGCTCCAGTCCGCCGGCGAACAGCGTGCCGGTGGCGCCGATGCTGATCACCACGTCGCCGGGCTCGGCGGACAGGCCGAGCACCTGCGCCATCGCCGAACCCGTGCCGGGGGCGACCAGGACGCCGGCGTTGGTGGACCCGGCCGGCTCGACCGGGCCCAGCACCCGCGGCACCGCGACCTCGCGGCCGAAGGCGTGCACCAGCAGGGCCGTGCGGTAGTCGTTGGAGAACGGCGACCAGTAGCCGGTGCCGGAGGCCTCGCCGCGGTCGGTGACCGGCGCCGCGGCGCCGGCGAGCAGCAGCCAGGTGAGCCAGTCGTGCGGCTGGAGCACGGCGGCCACCCGCGCGGCGTTCTCCGGTTCCCGCTGGGCCAGCCAGCGCAGCTTGGCTATCGGGAAGGCCGCGGTCGGCACCGAGCCGACCGCCGAGGCCCAGGCCCCCGGGCCGCCGCCCTCGCCGACCAGATCATCGGCGGAGTTCGCGGCGCGGAAGTCGGTGGACATCAGCGCCGGGCGCACCACGCCCCCGGCGTTGTCCAGCGTCACCAGCGCCTGGCGCTGCCCGGAGACGGCGACCGCCTGGACCCCGTCCAGGATGTCGCCGTCACAGGCCTTGACGAGCGCGTTCCACCACTCGTGCGGGTCGTCGTCCCCGGCCGCGGCGTGGGCCACCGCCGCCTTGCGGATCACCTTCCCGCTGAGGGCATCGCAGACGACAACTCGTGTAGTGCTGGGCGAGGAATCGATACCCGCGACGATCGGCATGACGCCAGATCATGCCCTATGCGCCGCGCGCCGGAAACAGGCCCGCCCAAAGGAGTTCCGGCGCCCGTCGCGCGATTCAGTGTCCTGGTGGTGACCCACCGTCATCGCAGGTAGTCAAGCAGCTGATCGGCGTAGGTGTGACCGCGCAGCTTGGCCAGGGTCTTGGCCTCGATCTGCCGGATCCGCTCGCGCGTGACGCCGAAGGTGCGGCCGATCTCCTCCAGGGTGTGCGGCTGGCCGTCGGTGAGCCCGTAGCGCAGCTGCACCACGCGCTTCTCCCGCTCGCCGAGCGTGGACAGCAGCGCGTCCAGGTGCTCGCGCAGCATCACCACGGCGACGGAATCGGCCGGGGAGACCGCGTCGGCGTCCTCGATGAGGTCGCCGAGCGCCACGTCGTCCTCCTCGCCGACCGGCGCGTGCAGCGACACCGGCTCCTGGGCCAGGCGCAGCACCTCCACGACCCGCTCGCAGGCGACGCCCAGGACCTCGGCGATGTCGTCCGGAGAGGGCTCGACGCCGTTCTCCTGCAACAGCCGGCGCTGCAACCGCACCACGCGGTTCATCAGCTCGACCACGTGCACCGGCACCCGGATGGTGCGGGCCTGGTCGGCCAGCGCCCGGCTCATCGCCTGCCGGATCCACCAGGTCGCGTAGGTGGAGAACTTGTAGCCGCGGGTGTAGTCGAACTTCTCCACCGCGCGGATCAGACCGAGGTTGCCCTCCTGGACCAGGTCCAGGATCGACATGCCGCGACCGAGGTAGCGCTTGGCGATCGAGACCACCAGGCGCAGGTTCGCCTCGATCAGCCGGCGCTTGGCGGCCTGGCCCTCCAGGACCAGGATGGCCAGCTCCCGCCGCAGCTGCGGCTTGAGGTGGGTCTCATAGGTGAGCTTCTCCTCGGCGAACAAGCCGGCCTCGACAGCCTGGGCGAGTTCCACCTCCAGCACCGCGTTCAGCAGCGGTACCCGACCGATCTCCCGCAGATACTGCCGGAACAGGTCGCCGGCCGGTCCGGCGGAGTCGGCCCAGGCGTTGACCTTCGAATCCGCCTCGGCTTCCTTCTCCGGCTCGGTGTCGGCCTCCTCCTCCAGAGCCGCTTCGAGCTCTGCGATTTCCGGCGCGGCGGGGCCGGGGATCCGCAAGGGACTGAGCTCCTCCGGATCGCCCAGACCGACAGCGGTCCGGGCCTCGGCCGCGGACGAAGCAGTGGGGTGGGGGGTCGGCGCGGCGTCGAGGAGGGCTACCGGTCCCTGTGCGACAGCACTGTTCACGACAAGCTCCAAGTGGGGGTTCGCGACGTCTTCGCCACACGCTTACCCCGCGCGCCCCTGAGCTATCCCAGATAACGGAAACTCAACCAAGATCGATATCACCTGGCAGTCACGGAACCGTGACCGTTATGAGACTTCCGCCAGGCCACGCTTGTATTGCTCCAGCGCCACGAGTTCACCGAAGAGTTTGTTGTATTCCTCTTGACCTGTAACCGGATTCAGCCGTTGCAGCTTGGATCTCACGTCCTTGATACGCCGGTCGACAGTGTGGATTCGCACCCTTGTCATGATTTCGGCGACGTAACGCTCGTCGGCCGCGCCGCGGGAATGTACGGGTTCCACGGTGAGTTCGGTGACCAGTCCGCGGATGGCGTCGTCAGGGGCCTGATCCTGCACCCGGCCGGTCCAGTTGTTGTCATTGCCGGTCGCACAGCCGCCGGCCCCGCGCACCGCCGCGCACACCGCGGCATAGGCGGGAACGGTGAACTCCTCCGGCGCCAGGCCGTCGAAGGTCGCGCCCGCCAGTTGCGGGAACTGCAGCGCCATCTTCAGCGCCTCACGCTCGGCGCCGGCCACGGGGTCGCGTTGTCCGGGCACGGTCGCGGCCTCGGCGCCGAACAGGCCGTCCGGCTCCGGCGGGCCGTAGCCGCCGCCGCGATTGCCGTCGTAACCGCCGCCGTATCCGCCGCGATCGCGATCGCCGCGGCCGCCGTAGCCGCCGTAGCCGCCCCGATCATCGCGGCCGCCGCTCCGGCCCGGCCCGCGACCGCCTCCGAAACCGCCCTCTCGGCCCCCGTAGCCGCCGCGCCCGCTGTTCGAGCCCTGATTCCCCCGGCGGTCGTTCCGGTCGCCGCCACGGCCGCCTGAGGGCCCCTGGCCGCCGGAGAGCGGGACCTCCGGCCGGACGCCGGCGGCCGCGAGCAGCCGGCGCACCGCCGACTGCACGTCCCGCTCCTCCAGCCCGAGCCAGCCGGCCAGCCGGCGGGTGTAGTCGTTGCGCAGCGCCGAGTCGCGGATCTTCGCCACGATCGGGGCGGTGGCCCGCAAAGCGTGCACCCGGCCCTCGGACTCGTCCAGGTTCTGCTTGGCCAGCTCGGCGCGGATCACGAACTCGAACAGCCGGGTCCGGGTGGCGACCAGCTCGCGCACGGCCGCATCGCCCTTGGCCAGCCGCAGATCACACGGGTCCATCCCGCTGGGCTCGACGGCGACGAAGGTCTGCGTGACGAACTTGTCCTCGTCCAGATAGGCGCGCATGGCCGCCTTCTGCCCGGCCGAGTCGCCGTCGAAGGTGAAGACCACCTCCACACCGAGGAACTGGTTCCGGTCGGCCAGCAGCCGTCGCAGGATCTTGATGTGCTCCTCGCCGAACGCGGTGCCGCAGGTGGCCACCGCGGTCGGCACGCCGGCCAGGTGGCAGGCCATCACGTCGGTGTAGCCCTCGACCACGACCGCGCGCTCCTGCTTGATGATCTCCT is a window encoding:
- a CDS encoding RNA polymerase sigma factor; this encodes MNSAVAQGPVALLDAAPTPHPTASSAAEARTAVGLGDPEELSPLRIPGPAAPEIAELEAALEEEADTEPEKEAEADSKVNAWADSAGPAGDLFRQYLREIGRVPLLNAVLEVELAQAVEAGLFAEEKLTYETHLKPQLRRELAILVLEGQAAKRRLIEANLRLVVSIAKRYLGRGMSILDLVQEGNLGLIRAVEKFDYTRGYKFSTYATWWIRQAMSRALADQARTIRVPVHVVELMNRVVRLQRRLLQENGVEPSPDDIAEVLGVACERVVEVLRLAQEPVSLHAPVGEEDDVALGDLIEDADAVSPADSVAVVMLREHLDALLSTLGEREKRVVQLRYGLTDGQPHTLEEIGRTFGVTRERIRQIEAKTLAKLRGHTYADQLLDYLR
- a CDS encoding FGGY family carbohydrate kinase, which produces MPIVAGIDSSPSTTRVVVCDALSGKVIRKAAVAHAAAGDDDPHEWWNALVKACDGDILDGVQAVAVSGQRQALVTLDNAGGVVRPALMSTDFRAANSADDLVGEGGGPGAWASAVGSVPTAAFPIAKLRWLAQREPENAARVAAVLQPHDWLTWLLLAGAAAPVTDRGEASGTGYWSPFSNDYRTALLVHAFGREVAVPRVLGPVEPAGSTNAGVLVAPGTGSAMAQVLGLSAEPGDVVISIGATGTLFAGGLERPVADPGGTVSGFADATGGFLAMARTGEAMPTLEAAAKMTGVDLQGLSRLALESTPGAQGVVMVPPMAGQPGSLTGLRLARMTAPNLARAAVEGMLCAIAEGLEALAAQMAAVGTPLRRVILTGKGARLDAVRLIAPAIFGVPVAVAVSASFEDGAGGGLTSTGVFAALDATGVPRPGSGRPTGAVMLGGSEIMAIGAARQAAWVLAASTAPGGEVPKAPPTWNEAVMFKDSPNVKAGIGAGVRAQYAGAREAMLASMDSLAVVP
- the dnaG gene encoding DNA primase, translating into MAGQIKDDDIERVRKAASIVDVVGAVVQLRNGGGGNLKGLCPFHDEKSPSFQVSPSKNFYHCFGCGVGGDVLKFVMEYDHLSFPEAVERLAGQYNIELRYTEGGYTNQGVRSERTRLIEAHRAAAEYFVDQLATPAAAKAREILSARGFDASAIEHFRVGFAPESWESLVRHLRGRGFTDKEILTGGLASEGRRGAMDRFRNRLMWPIADLSGDVIGFGGRRLTDDPDTPKYLNSPETPIYKKSSVLYGLELARKEIIKQERAVVVEGYTDVMACHLAGVPTAVATCGTAFGEEHIKILRRLLADRNQFLGVEVVFTFDGDSAGQKAAMRAYLDEDKFVTQTFVAVEPSGMDPCDLRLAKGDAAVRELVATRTRLFEFVIRAELAKQNLDESEGRVHALRATAPIVAKIRDSALRNDYTRRLAGWLGLEERDVQSAVRRLLAAAGVRPEVPLSGGQGPSGGRGGDRNDRRGNQGSNSGRGGYGGREGGFGGGRGPGRSGGRDDRGGYGGYGGRGDRDRGGYGGGYDGNRGGGYGPPEPDGLFGAEAATVPGQRDPVAGAEREALKMALQFPQLAGATFDGLAPEEFTVPAYAAVCAAVRGAGGCATGNDNNWTGRVQDQAPDDAIRGLVTELTVEPVHSRGAADERYVAEIMTRVRIHTVDRRIKDVRSKLQRLNPVTGQEEYNKLFGELVALEQYKRGLAEVS